One Paenibacillus riograndensis SBR5 DNA segment encodes these proteins:
- a CDS encoding LacI family DNA-binding transcriptional regulator: MPTIKDVALKAGVSATTVSRVLNNRGYLSEALKQRVYSAMEELNYRPNELARSLSRSRSNIIGLIIPLVSLPFFSELTSYIEEHAYLNGYKLLLCNSQQDKIKELEYIDMLRSSRVDGIIMGSHTLEVEAYRQMNLPLVTFDRQISPGIPFVCSDNYTGGQLATTLLIEKGCRKLAHIGGHPELNLLSNLRYEAFVETARLAGIWHTSLHTDNNSFDVLAYERLLEQLFREHSGIDGIFAGSDLIAAFALKACRERGRRVPADVRIVGYDGTALCSLNHPSITTIRQPMEEMGRLAVELILKQVEGMSVPSANILPVKLQEGSTT; the protein is encoded by the coding sequence ATGCCTACCATAAAAGACGTAGCACTCAAAGCCGGCGTTTCGGCCACCACAGTATCCAGAGTGCTGAACAACAGGGGTTATTTAAGCGAAGCGCTGAAGCAAAGGGTCTATTCCGCGATGGAGGAGCTGAACTACAGGCCTAATGAGCTGGCCCGCTCACTAAGCCGTTCCAGATCCAATATTATTGGACTGATCATCCCCCTTGTCTCGCTTCCTTTTTTCAGTGAATTAACCAGCTATATAGAGGAGCATGCCTACCTGAACGGGTACAAGCTGCTGCTCTGCAACTCCCAGCAGGACAAAATCAAAGAGCTGGAATATATCGATATGCTGCGTTCCAGCCGGGTCGACGGCATCATTATGGGCAGTCACACGCTGGAGGTCGAAGCCTACCGGCAGATGAACCTGCCCCTGGTCACCTTTGACCGGCAAATCTCCCCCGGTATTCCTTTTGTCTGTTCGGACAACTATACCGGCGGACAGCTGGCTACCACATTATTAATTGAAAAAGGCTGCCGGAAGCTCGCCCATATCGGCGGTCACCCGGAGCTGAACCTCTTGTCCAACCTCAGGTATGAGGCTTTTGTGGAGACCGCACGGCTGGCGGGTATATGGCACACCTCCCTGCATACGGACAATAACAGCTTTGATGTTCTGGCGTATGAACGGCTGCTGGAGCAGCTGTTCCGGGAACATTCCGGGATTGACGGCATCTTCGCCGGCAGTGATCTGATCGCCGCCTTTGCGCTGAAGGCCTGCCGCGAGCGCGGGCGGCGCGTGCCGGCGGATGTGCGGATTGTCGGCTATGACGGCACCGCACTGTGCAGCCTGAATCATCCGTCCATCACCACCATCCGGCAGCCGATGGAAGAGATGGGCCGGCTGGCGGTAGAGCTGATTCTGAAGCAGGTGGAAGGCATGAGCGTCCCCTCTGCGAATATTTTGCCGGTGAAGCTGCAGGAAGGCTCTACGACTTAA
- a CDS encoding carbohydrate ABC transporter permease — protein sequence MAGKKKRKGSKTIVNLVLGVICFIWLLPTLGLFISSFRPAADILQTGWWKVFPHQEWTQGETLQLSKDTDLRQPIEVNGQTYTDDQLKAGVKVDDSRLMWENRRARTINVQEQGWKTIPDFTMDNYNNVLSGKEYKLTEADGSETVQKGTGLSQAFWNTLTIAVPATVIPVLIASFAAYAFAWLRFPGRKTLFVIIIAMLVIPIQVALIPVLKDYTSLGLNGSYLGIWLAHTAFGLPLVTYFMYNFISQLPKDLFESAFIDGASHFTIFSRLILPLSVPALASIGIFQFLWVWNDYLVSLIFIGNQPSVQVMSMKIADLVGSRGNDWHLLTSAAFISMLMPLAIFFLLQKYFVRGLMGGSVKG from the coding sequence ATGGCCGGCAAAAAGAAAAGAAAAGGCAGCAAAACCATCGTCAATCTCGTGCTGGGCGTCATTTGCTTCATTTGGCTGCTCCCGACGCTGGGCCTCTTTATTTCCTCGTTCCGTCCCGCAGCGGATATTCTGCAGACCGGCTGGTGGAAGGTATTCCCCCATCAGGAGTGGACGCAGGGCGAGACGCTGCAGCTGTCCAAGGATACCGATCTGCGCCAGCCGATTGAGGTGAACGGCCAGACCTACACGGACGACCAGCTGAAGGCGGGCGTGAAGGTGGACGACAGCCGTCTGATGTGGGAGAACCGCAGAGCGCGCACGATTAATGTCCAGGAGCAAGGCTGGAAGACAATTCCTGATTTCACTATGGATAATTACAATAATGTGTTGTCCGGCAAAGAGTACAAACTCACGGAAGCTGACGGCAGTGAAACGGTGCAAAAGGGTACGGGGCTGTCCCAGGCCTTCTGGAATACGCTGACGATTGCGGTCCCGGCTACGGTCATTCCGGTGCTGATCGCCTCTTTTGCTGCTTATGCCTTCGCCTGGCTGCGGTTCCCGGGCCGCAAAACCCTGTTCGTTATCATTATCGCTATGCTCGTGATCCCGATTCAAGTCGCATTGATTCCTGTGCTTAAGGACTATACTTCGCTTGGACTGAACGGAAGCTATCTGGGGATCTGGCTGGCGCATACCGCCTTCGGTCTGCCGCTGGTCACCTACTTCATGTACAACTTTATCAGCCAGCTGCCCAAGGATTTGTTCGAATCAGCTTTTATTGACGGAGCCAGCCATTTTACGATCTTCAGCAGGCTGATTCTGCCGCTGTCTGTACCCGCCCTGGCCTCCATCGGGATCTTCCAGTTCCTCTGGGTGTGGAATGATTATCTGGTATCGCTGATTTTTATCGGCAACCAGCCTTCGGTGCAGGTCATGTCGATGAAGATCGCCGACCTGGTCGGTTCACGCGGCAACGACTGGCATTTGCTGACCTCCGCGGCTTTTATTTCGATGCTGATGCCGCTGGCGATTTTTTTCCTGCTGCAAAAGTACTTCGTCAGAGGGCTTATGGGCGGTTCAGTGAAGGGTTGA
- the pgmB gene encoding beta-phosphoglucomutase produces MKMKPYEHPAALYPYREWSLDEDYYQDEYNQRSESVFALGNGYIGMRGNFEEGYHGLAGTAVAGNYLNGFFDSEPIVYPEGAYGYPGRNQAMLNVTDARIIKLSVEGHAFHLNSGTVHRYARRLDMKSGILHREVEWESPAGHRVLLQIRRMVALQHKHLAAIEYRVTALNFDGTLKLDSAMDGEIARPEASDDPRLGAGRTEPSLLLEETGDEGAGGFLWMKQRTRHTGFALVTAMGHELQAESGREISRERTGERVSVCYAAAVRSGESVTLSKYITYHTSKDYDEAELLSRSASVLDMAGKCGFAGLAAEQQAYLDTFWSHTDVEITGDPALQQGIRFNAFQLLQSAGRDGVTNIGAKGLTGEGYEGHYFWDTEMYMLPFFTYTQPAVSRALLEFRYATLGKARERAAVMSQKGALYPWRTIDGAENSAYFPAGTAQAHINADIAYGIKQYVQATGDVEFLAAKGAEMLFETSRFWADLGHYNPARGGAFCIDAVTGPDEYTAIVNNNAYTNLMVRDQLLYAYETEDWLRREYPGDYARLQHEMGLSAEEADGWLEAAEKMFIPFDKALGIYAQDDTFLSKQKWDFGRTPADKYPLLLHYHPLVIYRHQVLKQADLVMALFLLGDQFSLADKIRNYQYYEPLTTHDSSLSPCIHSIVSAEIGDLAGAYAYFDRTVRMDLDDINRNAKDGLHMAAMAGSWMSIVNGFGGMRQYNGQLCFSPALPEQWESYRFKITYSGQLLDIYVGREAAVYTLLEGEGLEIRHKEQTLRLSPQEPIRVPLTKRLEAVIFDLDGVITDTAEYHYLAWQALADELGVPFSREKNERLKGVSRLESLDIVLEDSGLSLPEAAKLRLAEQKNDHYREMIGRITPADLLPGVPELLDSLRERGILVGLASASLNAPVILERLGAAHWFQAIADPAGLRKGKPDPEIFLQAAGLLGVTPGNCIGVEDAAAGIAAIKAAGMKAVGIGSPAQLGDADLLLPRAAELSVEKLLELIRQ; encoded by the coding sequence ATGAAGATGAAGCCCTATGAGCATCCGGCGGCGCTGTATCCCTACCGGGAATGGAGTCTTGACGAAGACTACTATCAGGATGAATATAACCAGAGGAGCGAGAGCGTGTTCGCGCTGGGCAATGGATATATCGGCATGCGCGGCAATTTCGAGGAAGGCTATCACGGCCTTGCGGGAACTGCGGTTGCCGGGAATTATCTGAATGGCTTCTTTGATTCGGAGCCGATTGTATATCCCGAAGGGGCGTACGGGTATCCTGGCCGCAATCAGGCGATGCTGAATGTGACCGATGCCCGGATCATTAAGCTGAGTGTTGAAGGCCATGCCTTCCATCTGAACAGTGGTACGGTACACCGCTACGCGCGCAGGCTGGATATGAAAAGCGGTATTCTCCACCGTGAGGTGGAGTGGGAATCGCCTGCGGGCCACCGGGTGCTCCTGCAGATCCGGCGGATGGTTGCTCTGCAGCATAAGCATCTTGCCGCCATTGAATACCGGGTAACGGCGCTGAATTTTGACGGGACGTTGAAGCTGGATTCCGCCATGGACGGGGAGATCGCCCGGCCAGAGGCCAGCGATGATCCCCGGTTGGGGGCGGGCCGTACGGAGCCCAGCCTGCTGCTGGAGGAGACTGGGGATGAGGGGGCCGGCGGCTTTTTATGGATGAAGCAGCGGACGCGGCATACAGGGTTCGCGCTGGTGACAGCGATGGGTCATGAGCTGCAGGCGGAGTCCGGGCGTGAGATAAGCCGCGAACGGACAGGGGAACGGGTTTCGGTGTGTTATGCCGCTGCCGTCCGCAGCGGGGAGAGCGTCACTTTGAGCAAATATATTACGTACCATACCTCCAAGGATTATGACGAAGCGGAGCTTCTTAGCCGGAGCGCCTCTGTGCTGGACATGGCGGGGAAATGCGGTTTTGCCGGGCTGGCCGCTGAACAGCAGGCCTACCTGGATACTTTCTGGAGTCATACGGATGTCGAGATTACCGGTGACCCGGCGCTGCAGCAGGGAATCCGCTTCAATGCTTTCCAGCTGCTGCAGTCCGCCGGCCGTGACGGGGTAACGAATATCGGCGCCAAAGGCCTGACCGGTGAAGGGTATGAGGGCCATTATTTCTGGGATACCGAAATGTATATGCTGCCGTTCTTTACCTACACCCAGCCTGCAGTCAGCCGGGCGCTGCTGGAGTTCCGCTATGCCACGCTCGGCAAAGCGCGGGAGCGGGCGGCGGTCATGTCGCAGAAGGGGGCGCTGTACCCCTGGCGCACGATCGACGGTGCGGAGAACTCGGCCTATTTTCCGGCAGGCACGGCCCAGGCGCATATCAATGCCGATATTGCCTATGGCATCAAGCAGTATGTACAGGCGACCGGGGACGTGGAGTTTCTCGCCGCCAAGGGTGCGGAAATGCTGTTCGAAACGTCGCGCTTCTGGGCAGACCTTGGCCATTACAATCCGGCACGCGGCGGAGCCTTCTGTATTGACGCCGTAACCGGGCCCGATGAATATACGGCCATTGTGAACAATAACGCCTATACGAACCTTATGGTGCGGGATCAGCTTCTGTATGCCTATGAGACGGAGGACTGGCTCCGCCGCGAATATCCCGGTGATTATGCACGGCTGCAGCATGAGATGGGGCTAAGTGCGGAGGAGGCAGACGGCTGGCTGGAAGCTGCGGAGAAGATGTTTATTCCTTTTGACAAGGCTTTGGGCATTTACGCGCAGGATGATACGTTCCTGAGCAAGCAGAAATGGGATTTCGGGCGGACCCCGGCAGATAAATATCCGCTGCTGCTGCACTATCACCCGCTGGTCATCTACCGCCACCAAGTGCTGAAGCAGGCCGATCTGGTCATGGCCTTGTTCCTGCTCGGCGATCAATTCAGCCTGGCCGATAAAATCCGTAATTATCAGTATTATGAGCCGCTGACGACTCACGATTCTTCCCTGTCGCCGTGCATTCACAGTATTGTCTCCGCCGAAATCGGTGATTTGGCCGGAGCCTATGCCTACTTCGACCGGACGGTACGGATGGATCTGGATGATATCAACCGCAATGCCAAAGACGGGCTGCACATGGCCGCGATGGCAGGCTCCTGGATGTCGATTGTGAACGGCTTCGGCGGCATGCGCCAATATAACGGACAACTGTGCTTTAGCCCGGCGCTGCCGGAGCAGTGGGAGAGCTACCGCTTCAAAATTACGTACAGCGGACAGCTGCTGGACATTTATGTCGGCCGGGAGGCAGCTGTATATACGCTGCTTGAAGGGGAGGGGCTAGAGATCCGGCACAAGGAGCAGACGCTGCGCCTGTCTCCGCAGGAGCCGATACGGGTTCCGCTGACGAAGCGGCTGGAAGCGGTGATCTTCGATCTGGACGGCGTGATCACCGACACGGCCGAATATCACTATCTGGCCTGGCAGGCGCTGGCCGATGAGCTGGGCGTGCCTTTCAGCCGGGAGAAGAATGAACGGCTGAAGGGCGTCAGCCGCCTGGAGTCGCTGGACATCGTGCTGGAGGACAGCGGCCTGAGCCTCCCGGAAGCCGCGAAGCTGCGGCTGGCGGAGCAGAAGAACGATCATTACAGGGAAATGATCGGACGCATCACCCCGGCGGACCTGCTGCCGGGGGTCCCGGAGCTGCTGGATTCCCTGCGGGAGCGGGGAATCCTGGTGGGGCTGGCCTCGGCGAGCCTGAACGCTCCGGTCATTCTGGAGCGTCTCGGCGCAGCCCATTGGTTCCAGGCGATCGCCGATCCGGCTGGTCTCCGGAAGGGCAAGCCCGATCCGGAGATTTTCCTGCAGGCGGCGGGGCTGCTTGGGGTCACGCCGGGCAACTGCATCGGCGTGGAGGACGCGGCGGCGGGCATCGCCGCGATCAAGGCCGCGGGCATGAAGGCCGTAGGCATCGGAAGCCCGGCGCAGCTGGGCGATGCCGATCTGCTGCTGCCCCGGGCCGCGGAGCTAAGTGTGGAGAAGCTGCTGGAGCTGATCCGGCAATAA
- a CDS encoding DinB family protein → MVQTTISGLQSLLKEVPAAFISISPEEVAAPRPGGKWSKLQLLGHLCDSAVNNLSRFIKVQYEPQPLRLALYDQNEWMAAQQHGSATQEEVLALWVSLNQAILRVISGLTSDQLRLLFLKESGETVTLQWLIEDYLEHMKHHLGQIFPDDSRTI, encoded by the coding sequence ATGGTACAGACCACAATTTCGGGCCTGCAATCACTCTTGAAGGAGGTCCCTGCGGCGTTCATCTCTATTTCTCCTGAAGAAGTGGCAGCCCCACGTCCGGGAGGCAAATGGTCCAAGCTCCAGCTGCTTGGACATCTGTGTGACTCTGCTGTGAACAATTTGTCGCGCTTCATCAAAGTGCAATACGAACCGCAGCCGCTGCGTCTTGCCCTTTATGACCAGAACGAGTGGATGGCCGCCCAGCAGCACGGCAGCGCCACCCAAGAGGAAGTATTAGCTCTCTGGGTCAGCCTTAACCAGGCTATCCTGCGGGTCATTTCCGGCCTCACTTCAGACCAGCTCCGGCTTCTCTTCCTGAAAGAGAGCGGCGAAACCGTGACCCTGCAATGGCTGATCGAAGATTATCTGGAGCACATGAAACATCATTTGGGGCAGATCTTCCCGGACGATTCCCGGACGATATAG
- a CDS encoding ABC transporter substrate binding protein, producing the protein MVAGRFYLKVFQSWRMPLLLVAMLSAFLFPALTVKAEGQPPQNVLVLHSYQKGFAWTDEQSGGIEERLKGAENAPVIYTEYMDWKRYPSQENLRQLYQTIKLKYHNIHVDAIITTDDAALSFALKYRQEILDDAPIIFSGVNELGVENIPDKRKITGVIEKIDPTRTIQMALQINPSIRKVYVVFDNSESGLSTGRLVMDQIASLNQGLELIPLNRLSSEQIIHTVSGLSSDSIVLMTTYYSDSTGRIIEFERFASELGRSSSVPVYHLYDFALNHGAFGGSLISGKIQGQTSAELALRILQGERADELPIVTDSTMRIVYDYNELRHFGIPLNKLPEGSEIINKPFSFYETYRTLVLGISAAFAVLVVFILLLLFYVQLVKRMRSHLEKSNERFSLAAFGSDAVIWDVDMSTMIYYFSDSWYELLGYERGEVNESHGGWREIVHPEDAEQEDRLRTQHLEGRSSYYYAEYRMRSKSGEYIWFQARGKVLRSAGGGYIRFAGSMVDVTDRKGYESKLQISYQELESTYEELTALQDELMEQYNKVVENQELLQASEEKYRLLAYNDVLSGLPNRLSLSEELTDFIEKHPGGQAALFFLDIDNFKYINDTMGHTFGDELLVKAGERLLELSDGRCRHFRFGGDEFVILIKEVDRYAEVIYYAESLVQGFSAPFELDASSVHISISIGIASYPENGTDAGELLKNADIAMYKAKEAGKGTYVVYGEEMQQHFDERMIVEHHLRNAIANNELSLQYQPLVDTGTGRIWGFEALIRWNNPVLGIVSPLSFITIAEDCRLIVPIGEWVLRKACRFMKELQAQGYEGYHISVNISVVQLMLDDFTDMVLAVLEDTGLAPEYLELEITESIFMESFEAVSSKLEPLKQRGIGIALDDFGTGYSSLSYLKQLPITTLKIDKSFIDSIDTPNNMSLASSIVTIGHDMGLNVTAEGVETQEQLAFLEQTSCDKIQGYFISRPIPQKEVAGWISGRPAG; encoded by the coding sequence ATGGTTGCAGGGAGATTTTATCTCAAAGTGTTTCAAAGCTGGCGGATGCCTCTTCTTCTGGTTGCGATGCTGAGCGCATTCCTGTTTCCGGCGTTGACGGTCAAGGCCGAGGGTCAGCCTCCGCAGAATGTGCTGGTGCTGCATTCCTACCAGAAGGGTTTTGCGTGGACGGATGAGCAAAGCGGCGGCATTGAAGAACGTCTCAAAGGCGCTGAGAATGCCCCGGTGATTTATACGGAGTATATGGACTGGAAACGTTATCCCAGCCAGGAGAATCTCCGGCAATTGTATCAGACGATTAAGCTCAAATATCACAACATCCATGTTGATGCCATTATTACCACGGATGATGCCGCACTCAGCTTCGCTCTGAAATACCGGCAGGAAATCCTGGACGACGCGCCTATTATATTCAGCGGAGTAAATGAACTGGGTGTGGAGAACATCCCCGACAAGCGCAAGATAACCGGTGTGATCGAAAAGATCGACCCCACCCGCACCATACAAATGGCCCTGCAAATTAATCCTTCCATCCGCAAAGTGTATGTTGTATTTGACAACTCTGAAAGCGGACTCTCTACGGGCAGGCTGGTTATGGACCAGATTGCCTCGCTGAATCAGGGGCTTGAGCTCATTCCCCTAAACCGTCTCTCCAGTGAACAGATTATTCACACCGTCTCGGGCCTCTCATCGGACAGCATTGTGCTCATGACTACATACTACAGTGATTCCACCGGAAGAATTATCGAATTTGAACGGTTCGCAAGCGAGTTGGGTCGAAGCAGCAGTGTGCCGGTCTATCATCTCTATGATTTTGCCCTCAACCACGGGGCCTTCGGCGGAAGCCTGATCAGCGGCAAAATCCAGGGCCAGACCTCAGCGGAACTGGCACTGCGTATTCTGCAGGGGGAACGTGCTGACGAGCTGCCGATCGTTACGGACAGCACAATGCGGATTGTGTATGACTATAACGAGCTTCGGCATTTTGGGATTCCTCTTAACAAGCTGCCGGAGGGCAGCGAGATAATCAACAAGCCCTTTTCTTTTTACGAAACCTATAGGACGCTGGTGCTGGGCATTAGTGCAGCTTTTGCCGTTCTGGTGGTCTTCATCCTCCTTTTGCTGTTCTATGTGCAGCTGGTGAAACGGATGCGAAGCCATCTGGAAAAGAGCAATGAGCGCTTCAGTCTGGCAGCTTTTGGCTCGGATGCAGTGATCTGGGATGTGGATATGTCCACGATGATCTACTATTTCTCGGACAGCTGGTATGAGCTGCTGGGCTACGAACGGGGTGAGGTGAATGAGAGCCATGGCGGGTGGAGGGAAATTGTCCATCCGGAGGATGCCGAGCAGGAGGACAGGCTGCGCACACAGCATCTGGAGGGGCGGTCTTCATATTATTATGCAGAGTACCGGATGCGCAGCAAATCGGGGGAATACATATGGTTTCAGGCCCGGGGCAAGGTCCTGCGCAGTGCAGGCGGAGGGTATATCCGTTTTGCGGGATCGATGGTGGATGTGACGGACCGCAAGGGTTACGAGAGCAAGCTGCAGATCAGCTACCAGGAACTGGAGTCCACCTATGAGGAGCTGACTGCTCTGCAGGATGAGCTTATGGAGCAGTATAACAAGGTTGTTGAGAACCAGGAGCTGCTGCAGGCCAGTGAAGAAAAATACCGGCTGCTGGCCTATAACGACGTTCTTAGCGGTCTGCCGAACCGGTTGTCGCTGTCCGAGGAGCTGACGGATTTTATTGAAAAGCATCCGGGCGGGCAGGCCGCACTCTTTTTCCTCGATATCGATAACTTCAAATATATTAATGACACGATGGGCCATACCTTTGGGGATGAACTGCTGGTGAAGGCTGGTGAACGGCTGCTGGAATTGTCAGACGGACGGTGCAGGCATTTCCGTTTTGGAGGGGATGAATTTGTCATTCTGATTAAGGAGGTGGACAGATATGCTGAGGTAATTTATTATGCGGAGTCTCTGGTGCAGGGCTTCAGTGCGCCTTTTGAGCTTGATGCCAGCAGTGTACATATCTCGATTAGTATCGGAATCGCCAGTTATCCGGAGAATGGGACTGATGCCGGGGAATTGCTGAAAAATGCGGATATTGCGATGTATAAGGCGAAGGAGGCGGGGAAAGGCACCTATGTTGTCTATGGAGAAGAGATGCAGCAGCATTTTGATGAACGGATGATTGTTGAACATCATTTACGGAATGCGATTGCAAACAATGAGTTGTCGCTGCAATACCAGCCGCTGGTGGATACCGGTACAGGCCGGATTTGGGGTTTTGAGGCTCTGATCCGCTGGAACAACCCGGTGCTTGGCATTGTGTCTCCGCTGTCGTTCATCACCATCGCCGAGGATTGCCGCCTGATTGTTCCGATTGGAGAATGGGTGCTGCGCAAGGCCTGCCGTTTCATGAAGGAGTTGCAGGCACAGGGATATGAAGGCTACCATATTTCGGTCAATATTTCAGTGGTCCAATTGATGCTTGATGACTTCACGGATATGGTGCTGGCTGTACTGGAGGATACCGGACTTGCGCCGGAGTATCTGGAGCTGGAGATTACCGAGTCGATTTTTATGGAATCCTTCGAGGCGGTCAGCTCCAAGCTGGAGCCCCTCAAACAGAGGGGAATCGGTATTGCGCTTGACGATTTCGGGACAGGCTACTCTTCGCTAAGCTATCTGAAGCAGCTGCCAATTACCACGCTGAAGATCGATAAATCCTTTATCGACAGTATTGACACCCCGAACAACATGTCGCTGGCCAGCTCCATCGTCACGATCGGCCATGACATGGGACTGAACGTAACCGCCGAAGGTGTAGAGACGCAGGAACAACTGGCCTTTCTGGAGCAGACAAGCTGTGACAAGATCCAAGGCTACTTCATTAGCCGACCGATCCCGCAAAAAGAGGTGGCCGGTTGGATTTCCGGCAGACCGGCGGGCTGA
- a CDS encoding RidA family protein, producing the protein MERKQVFTGSPWESTVGYCRAIRIGDRIEVAGTTAIKDGKVFGKGSPYEQTRFILQTIEKALGELGAGLDNVVRTRMFVTDISKWEEFGKAHGEFFKEIQPVATMVEVKALIDPDLLIEIEVEAAAP; encoded by the coding sequence GTGGAGCGGAAACAGGTGTTTACAGGCTCCCCTTGGGAGTCAACCGTGGGATACTGCCGGGCCATCCGCATCGGAGACCGGATTGAAGTGGCAGGAACAACAGCGATAAAGGACGGGAAAGTTTTCGGCAAGGGAAGCCCTTATGAGCAAACCCGGTTTATTCTGCAAACGATCGAAAAGGCACTTGGGGAACTGGGCGCCGGCCTGGACAATGTTGTCAGAACCCGGATGTTCGTTACGGACATCTCCAAATGGGAGGAATTCGGAAAAGCCCATGGGGAGTTTTTCAAGGAGATCCAGCCGGTTGCGACCATGGTTGAGGTAAAAGCGCTGATCGATCCCGATCTGCTCATTGAAATCGAAGTGGAAGCTGCTGCACCGTAA